From the genome of Carassius gibelio isolate Cgi1373 ecotype wild population from Czech Republic chromosome A16, carGib1.2-hapl.c, whole genome shotgun sequence, one region includes:
- the LOC128030782 gene encoding hepatic leukemia factor-like, protein MMARPLSQLLPPDLPSAGASPQFGNSSQAGGSLNGGHINSTANLKSLLQLPVKGDQRVKDCSEMKGKDRLDIDEDSLSRCPLRNGCSNGLVTDSNGAGTGNFSNGNNSSFLGPLLWERTLPCDGGLFQLQYMDLEEFLTENGMSNMHSTSNSTSAQIPSQSSQSAVPNQGSQCPPTSPPHCSSSSSPTSTTASSSPSLLGLDMHTPQSMMGAADCLHGTPSGNLEPTASPSSTTCPPLPTPPIANCNEMMAPFDPDPADVALSSVPGQEAFDPRRHRFSEEELKPQPMIKKARKMLVPDDLKDEKYWSRRCKNNEAAKRSRDARRLKENQISVRAAFLERENAALRQEVADMRKELGRCRNILNKYESHHLDQ, encoded by the exons ATGATGGCCAGGCCGCTTTCACAGCTCCTACCCCCGGACCTTCCCTCCGCCGGAGCCAGTCCTCAGTTTGGCAACAGTAGCCAGGCGGGAGGCTCACTTAACGGAGGACACATAAACTCCACTGCAAACTTAAAGTCGCTCCTGCAGCTCCCTGTGAAGGGCGACCAGCGCGTCAAAGACTGTAGTGAAATGAAGG GTAAGGACAGATTGGATATCGATGAAGACTCTCTCAGTCGCTGTCCTCTGCGCAACGGCTGCAGCAATGGACTAGTCACTGACAGCAACGGTGCAGGCACGGGCAACTTCTCTAACGGCAACAACAGTTCCTTCCTGGGCCCGTTGCTTTGGGAACGAACATTGCCATGTGATGGCGGTCTGTTCCAGTTGCAGTACATGGACCTCGAGGAGTTTCTGACGGAGAATGGGATGAGCAACATGCACAGTACCTCAAACTCCACGTCGGCTCAGATTCCCTCGCAAAGCTCTCAGTCCGCTGTCCCTAACCAGGGTTCCCAGTGCCCCCCCACCTCGCCCCCACAttgctcctcatcctcctcaccGACATCCACCACCGCCTCTTCCTCGCCCTCTCTGCTCGGGCTGGACATGCACACgccgcaaagcatgatgggagcgGCAGACTGCTTGCATG GCACTCCATCTGGGAACTTGGAGCCAACGGCCTCACCTTCTTCCACCACATGTCCACCACTCCCTACTCCACCCATCGCTAACTGCAATGAAATGATGGCGCCCTTTGACCCTGATCCTGCAGACGTTGCACTGTCGAGTGTACCTGGACAGGAGGCGTTTGACCCCCGTAGGCATCGGTTCAGTGAGGAAGAGCTCAAACCTCAGCCCATGATTAAAAAGGCTCGCAAGATGCTGGTCCCTGATGACCTGAAG gatGAGAAGTATTGGAGTCGTCGTTGTAAGAACAACGAAGCCGCAAAACGTTCTCGTGATGCGCGACGACTGAAGGAGAACCAGATCTCAGTGCGCGCGGCCTTTCTTGAACGTGAGAACGCTGCACTCAGACAGGAAGTAGCGGACATGCGCAAAGAGCTCGGCCGGTGCCGTAACATCCTGAACAAATACGAGAGCCATCACTTGGATCAATAA
- the LOC128030780 gene encoding zinc finger protein 865-like isoform X2 codes for MFQFGKYNVDIIEMLSGHQSHQFKSLGLERQLQHQQQVQLHQHQLQQQGETSGSILSGLGLGSLQASRGSAFTDSASIFAKMSAPPPSLPQQSLSSSSQGLRKSSKMSGNSSSSGGGHVSGYPQFLRSFHPSEATLAQEQLHSGVGRFDHFASNSGSGGTGGAIGGLVSSVPPPPPPLHPGLSVPQASPGPPSSSPSPSSSVSTSNNPPSSSAVTTFSHQLAGSQSDARSLHQQFSCMLAANQYFLSGVPANSSLEQFLVQQGSHNHLGLGLGQAAGETSSALAPPPALHSSHTHGHSTTLSQPQQPPSQQQQLPPHTLSHPHPYPHHTLHSSSQPSSLGGFDFQGIPVLSSNQLASLMQQEAGLPLPLPLHLSLSKEEGKGDSAGGRRKKVMAGYLPQRKPENSNNNSSSPTNPNSNTSEGLNQENSPGLDGGGGVSLSGIGRDPSSHLTSSSSTSVVLSSSASSSTSASILVTNGSKTGSHGTMPPHSQPEQEPLYHCGECGKTFTHLSSLRRHLRSHELTTAGTSGTRSNILNPVLHPSDPSIPHSTQEGTASSSCGSLDKTFHCSECGKGFKKKGHLLQHGVIHSGARPYACTTCSRAFNRRESLTRHEKIHEEKPFRCPACGRCFRESTSLLNHAASGTCGKTGRAPRPKHESNIENRSNKAGGSQDGIATNAVGSYRSDDFRDDYKDQRSQSNLYSGTTPCGGGRMTGPPLRKTPLAPTLHPHPQNQSQHHHQEPHLPLSSLLEDSEDDVTSSVNSAISAINAAAANSMSGDLAHSGGRGDDRRDIIGGLLGGLGLGPLASPSGPLLTSVLEKSYRGSTDSNAVTLNQQTNPHAPGGKPKRPRKPRKKNEPGVVGAEPPKRRQPSHRPRVSVGDVRPYLCSLCGRGFARRETLRRHDRVHTGEKSHHCTVCGKYFREAFHLSKHHTVHSGEKNYRCILCGKDFGYAQSLKRHGKLHQKGEIEEVPTTPGGENLNSYPSSGGSLIQGGQSSSSSFYSYTQDVKQQTTTTQPPPRLYTCAICWKSFRHHFHLTAHHQTVHEGGGEKLFSCEVCGKAFAYSNSLTRHRLSQHGLTRTGQPVPQRSTGEDNSVGGSISESEAATNALLHIAPPCGTHAEQHGVLHSQQAPPQTQAGYSPLFYIPNTNVSHTSSSNASSYSHSLPSTSSGPLLCNHQQQHTGIKGEPIYHTGHGHTLTPDIPVRSLMLPPSDPHQQHHNPQQHSDEIQSTQHHTFQSQEESRRRKKKKKRLQEREEIGYKWTPAQKVERDQVEISLGERQRNKRRKLKRKRRTVHRTQHKIKNRMAVLVRIRHGSGGSAVYELGLPGGLKVNRLRSLKVPQKRKPCPLCLGVTFSQQVALKVHIAARHCPKVRGLQHRLKCPVCGKQSRKFLSALIHRSSHLANRAFSCKHCPCRFWNAMLLTRHKKVCRGTLAKFQRNRALCVKLVMGSAYRRFECKRNSSSLHMEYSH; via the exons ATGTTCCAGTTTGGAAAATACAATGTGGACATCATAGAGATGCTGAGTGGACACCAATCCCATCAGTTCAAAAGTCTTGGATTAGAGCGACAACTTCAACACCAACAGCAAGTGCAACTTCACCAACACCAGTTACAGCAGCAAGGTGAGACATCTGGGTCAATTTTGTCTGGACTTGGCTTAGGCTCACTACAAGCATCTAGAGGCAGTGCCTTTACAGATTCTGCATCAATTTTTGCAAAAATGAGTGCACCTCCTCCATCTCTGCCCCAGCAATCCCTCTCTTCATCCTCTCAAGGTTTGAGGAAATCCAGCAAAATGTCTGGAAACAGCAGTAGTAGTGGTGGAGGTCATGTGAGTGGATACCCCCAGTTTTTGCGCTCATTTCACCCTTCTGAGGCAACCCTTGCACAAGAGCAGTTACATTCAGGAGTAGGGCGATTTGATCATTTTGCCAGCAATAGTGGAAGTGGAGGTACTGGAGGGGCAATTGGAGGACTGGTTTCATCTGTTCCACCACCACCACCCCCATTGCATCCTGGCCTGTCAGTACCTCAGGCCTCCCCTGGTCCACCGTCTTCCTCCCCATCTCCTTCAAGTTCTGTTTCAACTTCCAATAACCCTCCCAGCAGTAGTGCAGTAACTACCTTTAGTCATCAGTTAGCAGGATCTCAGTCTGACGCCCGAAGCCTACATCAACAGTTTAGCTGTATGTTAGCCGCAAATCAGTATTTTCTTTCCGGAGTACCAGCCAATTCCAGTCTAGAACAATTTTTAGTTCAGCAAGGCAGTCATAACCATCTTGGTCTTGGTCTGGGCCAAGCTGCAGGAGAAACAAGTTCAGCCCTTGCGCCACCCCCCGCTCTTCATTCTTCACACACTCATGGTCACTCAACTACTCTATCACAGCCTCAACAGCCACCATCACAACAGCAGCAACTGCCACCTCACACTTTGTCTCACCCTCACCCATATCCACACCATACGCTGCACTCCTCATCGCAACCTTCTTCGCTCGGAGGTTTTGACTTTCAAGGAATTCCAGTACTCTCTTCAAACCAGCTAGCATCTCTAATGCAGCAGGAAGCTGGTTTGCCACTTCCACTTCCTCTACACCTGTCTTTATCAAAAGAGGAGGGTAAAGGTGATAGTGCTGGTGGGAGGAGAAAGAAAGTCATGGCTGGCTACCTGCCACAGAGAAAGCctgaaaacagcaacaacaacagcagcagcccTACAAACCCCAACAGTAATACTTCAGAGGGACTCAACCAAGAGAATTCACCAGGCTTGGATGGAGGTGGGGGTGTTAGTTTGTCAGGTATTGGCAGAGACCCTTCTTCTCACCTAACCTCATCGTCCTCTACTTCTGTTGTCTTATCATCTTCTGCATCCTCTTCTACATCAGCATCCATCTTGGTGACAAATGGCTCCAAAACAGGCAGCCATGGTACCATGCCACCTCATTCTCAGCCTGAACAAGAACCCCTTTATCATTGTGGTGAGTGTGGCAAAACTTTCACACATCTCTCTAGTCTGCGAAGGCACCTACGTAGTCATGAGCTAACCACAGCTGGCACAAGTGGCACGAGAAGTAACATTTTAAACCCAGTTCTGCATCCCTCCGATCCAAGTATTCCCCACTCTACTCAAGAGGGCACAGCCTCATCTTCATGTGGTAGTCTTGACAAGACTTTTCATTGTTCTGAGTGTGGAAAAGGTTTTAAGAAAAAGGGGCACTTACTGCAACATGGTGTCATCCACTCTGGCGCACGGCCCTATGCCTGCACTACTTGTAGTCGTGCTTTCAATCGTCGGGAGTCACTCACCCGCCATGAAAAAATACATGAAGAGAAACCATTCCGCTGTCCAGCTTGTGGTCGCTGTTTTCGGGAAAGTACATCCCTTTTGAACCATGCAGCCTCGGGCACCTGTGGCAAGACAGGCCGTGCACCAAGACCTAAGCATGAAAGTAATATAGAAAACAGGAGCAATAAAGCTGGGGGCTCCCAAGATGGAATAGCAACTAATGCAGTGG GTTCTTACCGGAGTGATGATTTCAGAGATGACTACAAGGACCAGCGCTCTCAAAGTAACTTGTACTCTGGAACAACCCCATGTGGTGGTGGCAGAATGACAGGGCCCCCACTTAGGAAGACACCATTAGCTCCTACTCTTCATCCACACCCACAAAACCAAAGTCAGCATCATCATCAAGAGCCACATCTCCCGCTTTCTTCCCTGTTAGAGGACTCTGAAGATGATGTAACTAGCTCTGTCAACAGTGCCATTTCTGCTATTAATGCTGCAGCTGCAAATTCTATGAGTGGTGATCTTGCCCATAGTGGAGGTAGAGGAGATGATCGAAGAGATATCATTGGTGGATTGCTTGGAGGTCTGGGTCTAGGGCCTCTTGCCTCACCTAGTGGTCCGTTATTAACATCTGTCCTGGAAAAGTCCTATAGAGGAAGTACTGACTCAAATGCAGTGACCCTCAACCAGCAAACAAATCCGCATGCACCTGGTGGAAAGCCCAAGCGCCCTCGTAAGCCTCGCAAGAAGAATGAACCTGGGGTGGTTGGTGCTGAGCCTCCTAAAAGGAGGCAGCCCTCTCACAGACCAAGAGTTTCTGTTGGTGATGTTAGACCGTATTTGTGTAGCCTCTGTGGTCGAGGATTTGCAAGAAGAGAGACCTTGCGGAGGCATGACAGAGTACACACAGGAGAAAAGTCTCACCATTGTACTGTGTGTGGCAAGTACTTCAGAGAGGCATTTCATCTTAGCAAGCACCACACAGTTCATTCTGGAGAGAAGAACTACAGGTGTATTCTATGTGGGAAGGACTTTGGATATGCTCAGAGCCTTAAAAGACATGGCAAGCTACACCAGAAAGGAGAAATTGAAGAAGTGCCAACAACGCCAGGTGGGGAAAACCTTAACAGCTATCCATCCTCTGGTGGCAGCTTGATTCAAGGGGGTCAAAGCAGCTCTTCTTCATTTTATTCATACACTCAAGATGTCAAACAACAGACAACAACCACTCAGCCACCTCCTAGACTGTACACATGTGCTATATGCTGGAAATCGTTCCGCCATCACTTTCACTTGACGGCACATCACCAAACTGTTCATGAGGGTGGTGGAGAAAAGCTGTTTTCTTGTGAGGTTTGTGGTAAGGCTTTTGCGTACTCTAACAGCCTTACACGACACAGGCTTTCACAGCATGGCTTAACACGGACTGGCCAGCCAGTCCCTCAGAGGAGTACAGGGGAAGACAACAGTGTTGGTGGTTCAATATCTGAAAGTGAAGCTGCTACAAATGCTTTGCTTCATATTGCGCCACCTTGTGGCACACATGCTGAACAACATGGAGTTCTTCATAGCCAGCAGGCTCCTCCCCAAACACAAGCTGGCTACTCCCCTCTGTTCTATATACCCAATACCAATGTTTCACACACTTCTTCATCTAATGCCTCCTCTTATTCTCATTCTCTGCCGTCAACTTCCTCAGGGCCTCTTCTTTGTAACCATCAGCAACAACACACTGGGATAAAGGGTGAACCCATTTATCACACTGGTCATGGGCATACTCTTACTCCAGACATACCTGTGCGTTCTCTTATGTTGCCTCCATCAGATCCACATCAGCAACACCACAACCCCCAGCAGCATTCAGATGAGATTCAATCTACACAACACCACACTTTTCAAAGCCAAGAGGAGTCGaggagacgaaaaaaaaaaaaaaaaagactgcaagaGAGAGAGGAGATAGGCTACAAATGGACCCCGGCGCAAAAAGTAGAGAGAGACCAGGTGGAGATCTCCCTTGGGGAAAGGCAGAGAAATAAGAGAAGAAAACTTAAGAGAAAAAGGAGAACCGTTCACAGGACACAACATAAAATTAAGAATCGCATGGCTGTGCTCGTGAGAATCAGACATGGAAGTGGAGGAAGTGCAGTGTATGAACTGGGCCTTCCAGGTGGACTGAAGGTTAACAGGCTTCGGTCCCTCAAAGTTCCTCAGAAACGAAAGCCCTGTCCCCTTTGCCTTGGTGTTACCTTTTCTCAACAGGTAGCCCTTAAAGTTCATATAGCAGCTAGACATTGTCCTAAAGTGAGAGGCCTTCAGCATCgtttgaaatgtccagtttgtgGAAAACAGTCTCGCAAGTTCCTTTCAGCTCTCATTCACAGAAGCTCTCATTTAGCCAACAGAGCTTTTTCTTGTAAACATTGTCCGTGTCGTTTCTGGAATGCAATGCTCCTCACACGGCACAAGAAGGTGTGTCGAGGGACGTTGGCAAAGTTTCAACGAAATAGGGCTCTTTGTGTTAAATTAGTCATGGGATCAGCATACAGAAGGTTTGAGTGTAAACGGAACTCTTCTTCCTTGCATATGGAATATAGTCACTAA
- the LOC128030780 gene encoding zinc finger protein 865-like isoform X1, translating to MFQFGKYNVDIIEMLSGHQSHQFKSLGLERQLQHQQQVQLHQHQLQQQGETSGSILSGLGLGSLQASRGSAFTDSASIFAKMSAPPPSLPQQSLSSSSQGLRKSSKMSGNSSSSGGGHVSGYPQFLRSFHPSEATLAQEQLHSGVGRFDHFASNSGSGGTGGAIGGLVSSVPPPPPPLHPGLSVPQASPGPPSSSPSPSSSVSTSNNPPSSSAVTTFSHQLAGSQSDARSLHQQFSCMLAANQYFLSGVPANSSLEQFLVQQGSHNHLGLGLGQAAGETSSALAPPPALHSSHTHGHSTTLSQPQQPPSQQQQLPPHTLSHPHPYPHHTLHSSSQPSSLGGFDFQGIPVLSSNQLASLMQQEAGLPLPLPLHLSLSKEEGKGDSAGGRRKKVMAGYLPQRKPENSNNNSSSPTNPNSNTSEGLNQENSPGLDGGGGVSLSGIGRDPSSHLTSSSSTSVVLSSSASSSTSASILVTNGSKTGSHGTMPPHSQPEQEPLYHCGECGKTFTHLSSLRRHLRSHELTTAGTSGTRSNILNPVLHPSDPSIPHSTQEGTASSSCGSLDKTFHCSECGKGFKKKGHLLQHGVIHSGARPYACTTCSRAFNRRESLTRHEKIHEEKPFRCPACGRCFRESTSLLNHAASGTCGKTGRAPRPKHESNIENRSNKAGGSQDGIATNAVVCYAGSYRSDDFRDDYKDQRSQSNLYSGTTPCGGGRMTGPPLRKTPLAPTLHPHPQNQSQHHHQEPHLPLSSLLEDSEDDVTSSVNSAISAINAAAANSMSGDLAHSGGRGDDRRDIIGGLLGGLGLGPLASPSGPLLTSVLEKSYRGSTDSNAVTLNQQTNPHAPGGKPKRPRKPRKKNEPGVVGAEPPKRRQPSHRPRVSVGDVRPYLCSLCGRGFARRETLRRHDRVHTGEKSHHCTVCGKYFREAFHLSKHHTVHSGEKNYRCILCGKDFGYAQSLKRHGKLHQKGEIEEVPTTPGGENLNSYPSSGGSLIQGGQSSSSSFYSYTQDVKQQTTTTQPPPRLYTCAICWKSFRHHFHLTAHHQTVHEGGGEKLFSCEVCGKAFAYSNSLTRHRLSQHGLTRTGQPVPQRSTGEDNSVGGSISESEAATNALLHIAPPCGTHAEQHGVLHSQQAPPQTQAGYSPLFYIPNTNVSHTSSSNASSYSHSLPSTSSGPLLCNHQQQHTGIKGEPIYHTGHGHTLTPDIPVRSLMLPPSDPHQQHHNPQQHSDEIQSTQHHTFQSQEESRRRKKKKKRLQEREEIGYKWTPAQKVERDQVEISLGERQRNKRRKLKRKRRTVHRTQHKIKNRMAVLVRIRHGSGGSAVYELGLPGGLKVNRLRSLKVPQKRKPCPLCLGVTFSQQVALKVHIAARHCPKVRGLQHRLKCPVCGKQSRKFLSALIHRSSHLANRAFSCKHCPCRFWNAMLLTRHKKVCRGTLAKFQRNRALCVKLVMGSAYRRFECKRNSSSLHMEYSH from the exons ATGTTCCAGTTTGGAAAATACAATGTGGACATCATAGAGATGCTGAGTGGACACCAATCCCATCAGTTCAAAAGTCTTGGATTAGAGCGACAACTTCAACACCAACAGCAAGTGCAACTTCACCAACACCAGTTACAGCAGCAAGGTGAGACATCTGGGTCAATTTTGTCTGGACTTGGCTTAGGCTCACTACAAGCATCTAGAGGCAGTGCCTTTACAGATTCTGCATCAATTTTTGCAAAAATGAGTGCACCTCCTCCATCTCTGCCCCAGCAATCCCTCTCTTCATCCTCTCAAGGTTTGAGGAAATCCAGCAAAATGTCTGGAAACAGCAGTAGTAGTGGTGGAGGTCATGTGAGTGGATACCCCCAGTTTTTGCGCTCATTTCACCCTTCTGAGGCAACCCTTGCACAAGAGCAGTTACATTCAGGAGTAGGGCGATTTGATCATTTTGCCAGCAATAGTGGAAGTGGAGGTACTGGAGGGGCAATTGGAGGACTGGTTTCATCTGTTCCACCACCACCACCCCCATTGCATCCTGGCCTGTCAGTACCTCAGGCCTCCCCTGGTCCACCGTCTTCCTCCCCATCTCCTTCAAGTTCTGTTTCAACTTCCAATAACCCTCCCAGCAGTAGTGCAGTAACTACCTTTAGTCATCAGTTAGCAGGATCTCAGTCTGACGCCCGAAGCCTACATCAACAGTTTAGCTGTATGTTAGCCGCAAATCAGTATTTTCTTTCCGGAGTACCAGCCAATTCCAGTCTAGAACAATTTTTAGTTCAGCAAGGCAGTCATAACCATCTTGGTCTTGGTCTGGGCCAAGCTGCAGGAGAAACAAGTTCAGCCCTTGCGCCACCCCCCGCTCTTCATTCTTCACACACTCATGGTCACTCAACTACTCTATCACAGCCTCAACAGCCACCATCACAACAGCAGCAACTGCCACCTCACACTTTGTCTCACCCTCACCCATATCCACACCATACGCTGCACTCCTCATCGCAACCTTCTTCGCTCGGAGGTTTTGACTTTCAAGGAATTCCAGTACTCTCTTCAAACCAGCTAGCATCTCTAATGCAGCAGGAAGCTGGTTTGCCACTTCCACTTCCTCTACACCTGTCTTTATCAAAAGAGGAGGGTAAAGGTGATAGTGCTGGTGGGAGGAGAAAGAAAGTCATGGCTGGCTACCTGCCACAGAGAAAGCctgaaaacagcaacaacaacagcagcagcccTACAAACCCCAACAGTAATACTTCAGAGGGACTCAACCAAGAGAATTCACCAGGCTTGGATGGAGGTGGGGGTGTTAGTTTGTCAGGTATTGGCAGAGACCCTTCTTCTCACCTAACCTCATCGTCCTCTACTTCTGTTGTCTTATCATCTTCTGCATCCTCTTCTACATCAGCATCCATCTTGGTGACAAATGGCTCCAAAACAGGCAGCCATGGTACCATGCCACCTCATTCTCAGCCTGAACAAGAACCCCTTTATCATTGTGGTGAGTGTGGCAAAACTTTCACACATCTCTCTAGTCTGCGAAGGCACCTACGTAGTCATGAGCTAACCACAGCTGGCACAAGTGGCACGAGAAGTAACATTTTAAACCCAGTTCTGCATCCCTCCGATCCAAGTATTCCCCACTCTACTCAAGAGGGCACAGCCTCATCTTCATGTGGTAGTCTTGACAAGACTTTTCATTGTTCTGAGTGTGGAAAAGGTTTTAAGAAAAAGGGGCACTTACTGCAACATGGTGTCATCCACTCTGGCGCACGGCCCTATGCCTGCACTACTTGTAGTCGTGCTTTCAATCGTCGGGAGTCACTCACCCGCCATGAAAAAATACATGAAGAGAAACCATTCCGCTGTCCAGCTTGTGGTCGCTGTTTTCGGGAAAGTACATCCCTTTTGAACCATGCAGCCTCGGGCACCTGTGGCAAGACAGGCCGTGCACCAAGACCTAAGCATGAAAGTAATATAGAAAACAGGAGCAATAAAGCTGGGGGCTCCCAAGATGGAATAGCAACTAATGCAGTGG TCTGTTATGCAGGTTCTTACCGGAGTGATGATTTCAGAGATGACTACAAGGACCAGCGCTCTCAAAGTAACTTGTACTCTGGAACAACCCCATGTGGTGGTGGCAGAATGACAGGGCCCCCACTTAGGAAGACACCATTAGCTCCTACTCTTCATCCACACCCACAAAACCAAAGTCAGCATCATCATCAAGAGCCACATCTCCCGCTTTCTTCCCTGTTAGAGGACTCTGAAGATGATGTAACTAGCTCTGTCAACAGTGCCATTTCTGCTATTAATGCTGCAGCTGCAAATTCTATGAGTGGTGATCTTGCCCATAGTGGAGGTAGAGGAGATGATCGAAGAGATATCATTGGTGGATTGCTTGGAGGTCTGGGTCTAGGGCCTCTTGCCTCACCTAGTGGTCCGTTATTAACATCTGTCCTGGAAAAGTCCTATAGAGGAAGTACTGACTCAAATGCAGTGACCCTCAACCAGCAAACAAATCCGCATGCACCTGGTGGAAAGCCCAAGCGCCCTCGTAAGCCTCGCAAGAAGAATGAACCTGGGGTGGTTGGTGCTGAGCCTCCTAAAAGGAGGCAGCCCTCTCACAGACCAAGAGTTTCTGTTGGTGATGTTAGACCGTATTTGTGTAGCCTCTGTGGTCGAGGATTTGCAAGAAGAGAGACCTTGCGGAGGCATGACAGAGTACACACAGGAGAAAAGTCTCACCATTGTACTGTGTGTGGCAAGTACTTCAGAGAGGCATTTCATCTTAGCAAGCACCACACAGTTCATTCTGGAGAGAAGAACTACAGGTGTATTCTATGTGGGAAGGACTTTGGATATGCTCAGAGCCTTAAAAGACATGGCAAGCTACACCAGAAAGGAGAAATTGAAGAAGTGCCAACAACGCCAGGTGGGGAAAACCTTAACAGCTATCCATCCTCTGGTGGCAGCTTGATTCAAGGGGGTCAAAGCAGCTCTTCTTCATTTTATTCATACACTCAAGATGTCAAACAACAGACAACAACCACTCAGCCACCTCCTAGACTGTACACATGTGCTATATGCTGGAAATCGTTCCGCCATCACTTTCACTTGACGGCACATCACCAAACTGTTCATGAGGGTGGTGGAGAAAAGCTGTTTTCTTGTGAGGTTTGTGGTAAGGCTTTTGCGTACTCTAACAGCCTTACACGACACAGGCTTTCACAGCATGGCTTAACACGGACTGGCCAGCCAGTCCCTCAGAGGAGTACAGGGGAAGACAACAGTGTTGGTGGTTCAATATCTGAAAGTGAAGCTGCTACAAATGCTTTGCTTCATATTGCGCCACCTTGTGGCACACATGCTGAACAACATGGAGTTCTTCATAGCCAGCAGGCTCCTCCCCAAACACAAGCTGGCTACTCCCCTCTGTTCTATATACCCAATACCAATGTTTCACACACTTCTTCATCTAATGCCTCCTCTTATTCTCATTCTCTGCCGTCAACTTCCTCAGGGCCTCTTCTTTGTAACCATCAGCAACAACACACTGGGATAAAGGGTGAACCCATTTATCACACTGGTCATGGGCATACTCTTACTCCAGACATACCTGTGCGTTCTCTTATGTTGCCTCCATCAGATCCACATCAGCAACACCACAACCCCCAGCAGCATTCAGATGAGATTCAATCTACACAACACCACACTTTTCAAAGCCAAGAGGAGTCGaggagacgaaaaaaaaaaaaaaaaagactgcaagaGAGAGAGGAGATAGGCTACAAATGGACCCCGGCGCAAAAAGTAGAGAGAGACCAGGTGGAGATCTCCCTTGGGGAAAGGCAGAGAAATAAGAGAAGAAAACTTAAGAGAAAAAGGAGAACCGTTCACAGGACACAACATAAAATTAAGAATCGCATGGCTGTGCTCGTGAGAATCAGACATGGAAGTGGAGGAAGTGCAGTGTATGAACTGGGCCTTCCAGGTGGACTGAAGGTTAACAGGCTTCGGTCCCTCAAAGTTCCTCAGAAACGAAAGCCCTGTCCCCTTTGCCTTGGTGTTACCTTTTCTCAACAGGTAGCCCTTAAAGTTCATATAGCAGCTAGACATTGTCCTAAAGTGAGAGGCCTTCAGCATCgtttgaaatgtccagtttgtgGAAAACAGTCTCGCAAGTTCCTTTCAGCTCTCATTCACAGAAGCTCTCATTTAGCCAACAGAGCTTTTTCTTGTAAACATTGTCCGTGTCGTTTCTGGAATGCAATGCTCCTCACACGGCACAAGAAGGTGTGTCGAGGGACGTTGGCAAAGTTTCAACGAAATAGGGCTCTTTGTGTTAAATTAGTCATGGGATCAGCATACAGAAGGTTTGAGTGTAAACGGAACTCTTCTTCCTTGCATATGGAATATAGTCACTAA